A window of Ciconia boyciana chromosome 9, ASM3463844v1, whole genome shotgun sequence genomic DNA:
CCACTGGGGTGTTTCACTACTGTCGGTGAAAGAAATGCGAAAACAATTTCAGCATGCAGGTCTTGCAAATGTACTGAAGCAGATACTTCCTGAAGATTTGTGGAGAGGACAGTGGGAAACAAAGATAGTTGTGCTAAGGAATTGGATCGTTTCTGTTCTGTCTGAAGTGGTGCTTGATAGGTGAGGCTCAGGCAAAGTTGGAGGAAGAATTAATTCTACGGTCTGAAAATAGCATCACTTGGACATTTTGAGAAGGAGTGGTTGTTTGTGATTTGCAGAGGTCTAAGCTGGGCAGTTCACTGTTAAGTTTTTCTGGAATAAATCACAGTATTCTTTATATGCCAAGGCTGACTAAGGGGGTATCTCTACTATGGGTAGATGTCGCTGGAAAATAGGAGGAGAAACATTCTGGGAAGTGTATCCCATTGTAACAGTGTTAATACAGCGGCATGCTGTGGATGCCAAGTCAACCTTTGTGCAGCTTTTTATTGTATCCTAAACTTTCATCATCGTTATTGTCCTCTGAATTCATCataatttttgctgaaaatctcTAAGTGGGAATTACGTACGTTTTCTGTCAGCACCGATCTGTACTGAGATTGAGAGAGACATAGCTAAAAGAAGAACTTGGTGATTATTTTGAGGCAGGCTGGGCTTCATCAGCCTAGGAAATGGTTTTGTTCACATGGAAATGGGCTGTATCTCAGGGGAAGACAAAAACAAGTATCCTGAGCATCTCGTTGGTTTATTGCTGActctctgtttttctggattttaatatttcacttttttttgaTTAATGTATGAAGTTAATGGTGGTGCTTTGGAGTAACAGTGAGTGAGCACAGTGGATATTGGAGCAGCAAGTGGTTATCCTCTGTTGTCTTTGAGATCTGACCTGGTTTCCTAACTGACAGAAGTTTTGTTAGAATTAGGAGGGAAAACCACTGGCATGTTGAAGCGCTGGCAGTCAGGAAGCCCCGTGCTTACCTTGGGTAGTCAAGTCAGTGGTTAATACTGAAGGATAACAGAAATTGGGAGGGCACAATCTGAAAATCAAATTGAAATAGATTCTTAACTAATCCttccaaattttatttattaattttgtaattataCCAAATGAAATCCTCACAAGCTACTCTGATTGCTTGGCTTACCTCAATTTATATTCAAATCtcaataaaatacatttcagccttttcttaATGAGATGATGAAAAACGCTATCCCATGGAAGAGTAGGGGACACACATTCCAACATTACTTACAGTCACCTGTTTGCTTTTTAGTGTTGCTGTTGAATTTGTATTTAACTCGGGATTAAAGTATAAGCTGACATATTTGAATAAGGATATCTTTAAGCCGTGAgttcttaaaatttaaaagaaatggccACACAATTGGTTAAtagaaagagattttaaaacttGAAGGATGCTGAATAACGAAGACATTGTATTACTGTTGATTAGACGCACAAAGCAGAGTTTCATGAAGACCTCTGGAGATACTGGAGTCCCACTGTACAGACAAAATGTTGGCTGTATTTGTGGCAGTGATGGAAGGGGAAGGGTCCTCACTCCTGTAAAGAGGTGCTGCGTGCGGGTGCTGatgggcagggggtggggacCTTCCCTTGGAAGCCCGCCTGGGACCACGCAGAAACAGGCAGTGCCCCCGGGAGCTGCCCGTCTCGGGGAGAAGGGGGATTAAAGCAGCAGGCCTGCCCTTCACACAGACAGGGCTAAAGCATTAGTATTGGTGGCAGGCGGTTTGTTCCCTATGTGCTAGACAGCACTCAAACAGTAAAAAGTATTCCCCATCCTCAATGGATGCACCATTTTACTAGGTAGCAAGGCTTTTAAATGCCAGCAAGAACTTGTCAGGGACTACCATTTACTCCCGAGTGTATATCTCAGGTCACCTCTGAAGCTTTAAAGGggtttatatttattatttttgaaaggcagGTTTTTGTATGCTTTTCAGAGTGGATCTTTTTCACCAAAATAAGTGATTTCTAATGACTGGATTTTGGTCAGATTTTCCAGATGACCCTGGAGATCATTTTTAATGGTCTTtgttgtaaatttaaaaaaatacaaccccaaacaaaaagaCTCTGCTCTTTAAATATAGGTGACTCTGTCCAAAATGAGATAAAGTACAAACTAGGTTTGCTTTCCCAGTTAATAAAATGTGCTGTTAATGGGACGGTGAGCAAATGTCACATTCACATGTTGGTATCTGTCAGAGCAAATCAAAGTCTACTGTTTGGCACAAGaggtaaaaaaccccacattgtAATAAAACTGTCACAGGATCAGTGTCTCCTGCTTTGTAAAtaaacatctctgctttgcCTCGGTATTTCTGTAACATCCAGAGACTATTATCCTGTGCTGGTGCTCTGGTTCATCGACAGTTTCACTGAAACAGTTAAACaataatttgaaatggaaaatgttctgCCCATATTCCTTaattcctttgtgtttttttcccccaatgttttttgttgtttttttgtcaCTTGCTTTAGTAATTGCATCTTACTTTTCGTTACACAGGAAAATACCGAACTGCTCACAAACCTCATTCAAAGCCAAAAGTATCAAACGTTTTTGAGGTAGATTTTCCAGCAAATGGAAGTGATACAAAATCAATGGGCCGTTTTCAGTCAGAGGAGGAACTGTGGGCCCGCTTAGAAGAGCTTGAGAGACAAGAAGAGATACTTGGTGAACTTGACAGGTATAGTACTGCTGTGGCACAGTCAGGTTTGGAGTTCAGAGAGCTGTAGGTGTGTGATTCTGTTTGTACACAAAGGATCTCACTGTAAGTGCAAATAGCTGACTAGGCTGATGCAGTTAAAATTATAATAGGTGGAAGAAGGGTGGAACATGAACAAAGTGTGTACTGCAAGGCCAAAGGTGCTAAAATCTGCCTCTGTTCAACCATGGCAGTCCAGTAttagagtattttttctttaagatggTAGAAAAGGGGGAAGTAAAATCCATTTCCCACAGGCTAGGAGGATCCATCATTTACAATGTAGAAGTTACACATTTAGTGTTTAATGACATCCTTAGATCTATTCTGATCCTGAAGCAATACATATGTTATTAGCCAGAGTGTCACAGTTTTGGTATTTCCAGTTGACATGGAAAGGACATAATCATTCTTATAGAGTATAAAAAAGGTTCCACAGTCTGGCTAAAAATACAATACCTGggtaaataaaattatgtacaggcttattcattattttgtatGCCCGTGTCTCTCAAGAGTATGAATTGCCTCAGTTCACTTAGGTATTTTTCGTTTCATAGAATGCCTGATACAGTTGAGACAAATGGAGACGATACAACCTCctctgaagaggagaaagaagataaGAGGACAGATCTGAATGGGACGTATAGAGCAGAAGACTGTATTACTCAGGGCAACTTCCATAAAGAAGTAACAAATTCAGACTTGTTTGGTGGCCAAGTTAATGGCTCTACTTATTATCACAGTGATGATGAAGATGACATAGATGTTGGAGATAACTCTGTtccaactatttttttctctcacactgTTGAACCTAAGAGGGTTtgtactttattatttttatctttctctcaAGAGATAGCATAAAACATACATACCATatctaaaatagaaaattttagaTAATGTAGATAATGTAGAATGCTAACTGTAGGTGAcgtttatttggatttttttcgAATGCGTGAAATCCACTGTTTAAATCCTGCAGTTTCAAATACggtattaaaaaaagcaatcttCAAATGTATACCTTGCTGTTCTGGCTTCCGGCTGTTGTAAAAGGTTGTATCCTGTCGaggagtttttaaaatgactttttacTTGACTTGAAATTGACTGTTGAACAGCTCAGCTGTTGAGCAGAGTTTGAATAAGCAAATTGTCATATATTATATGCAAAATCTATGCAAGTTAGTGCAAAAAAATGCCCCAGCCTAGTGCAAGTGCTAAAGAACAAACAGTTCACACTATGAATGTTACCATTCATACATTTGTTTAACTTACTATGCTTCGTAATCCCCAACTGCTTGGATAGGAGAATGTCAGAAGGCAGTTGATCTGCAGCCTGGTGATTGTTGATTTTATGGTCCAGACCATCATTTGTGTTCAATTTTCAGGTAAgaataaacacaggaaaaaatactactttgaaattcagtgaaaagaaagaagaggccAAGCGtaaaaggaagaacagcaatGGCAATGGCCACGCAACTCCAGAACTGCCTAACATCAAAACCCCAGCAGACATTTACCGGTGTGTAATTTATAGCATTGGCGCGTGAGCTTTCCCCTTAGCAGaccttctcttttcatttctgttcacCTATGGTATGAAACCGAGTCTACTATTTCctgaaagaaacagctggaaCTGAATTTactactgaaaaatgaaagtttgtGGCTTCTGCATGGTTGCCGTGCTTTCATAtccataaaacatttctgagctTAAAATTTCCAACTAGCAATTCATCATATATCTACTTTTTCAGAGCTTCTGAAATTGAGGTAAATTTGCCAGTACATATCATCTGCATAAAGGAATACAGCAGTTTGTTATGTATTTTGGTTAATTCCATGtcttttgcttctgtgtttgttttcaaacataACTGACCAGATCTATCACTTGTAATACTCCTCCTTTCCCAGTTACTAATTGGTGGGTTTTGTCTCTTCCTTCCAGTATCTTCAGAAAATACTCAGGTCTTTGTTTGCGTAGTTTCTGTGCATTCTCTCTCCCTGACTTTAGTTCATCACTGTCTCTATTCTCCGTAAAAATAAGTGCTCACCTGTAGAACACCCACACTCAGAGAGCTTGAAAAACAGTGTTGGGCTTAGAGGAGTGTATAAAATACTAAACTAAAGTGACGGGAGAGTTAAAACAAGTATTTAGGTTTGTAAAGATGAACACAGACACCTATTACATTCGTTGATTAAGTGCTTGTGAAAATCACACTGCATTTGTATGTCAGTGTATTCAGGCACCTAACTTATCTTAAAAAATGTGTCACAAAGTGTGAAAAGTTAAAACCCATCCTGTAATTACAGTTGCTGGGGCTGAAGATGAGGTAAAGGCTTCTTTCATGGTGCTCTCCCTGAGCTCTGCAAATGAACTCTAACTTCTGTAGAGATACGCAAGCGTTCCCGTGACTGCCTGATGAATAAAACTGTTAAGAAACCAGTAACAACCTTAAAACTCATCCAGTGATTGGGCTCCTCCTTTATGAGTCTGATAAAATTGGCGCTGTCTTCTAATGCCACTCTTTCTCCTCCACCCACCCTTGACTTCTCTAAGTCATGGAGATGGAGTACAAACTGTAGGAAGAGGCCTCTTCATCAGTTTAGTCTGTTAATACTTGAAAAGTGTCTTTGTGTTGATCTGATcttaaaagctgatttttttttttttaatatttggttttgttaactgaaagcagaagatTATGACACTTGTCAGGAAAAAGCTTCATCCTTTCTATGTGCAATGAATGTTTcaagtatttgtttttatattctaCATTTGACAAGGACTTCATTCTAGAAAGCCTTCCGTCATTGTgaccttctgtttctctttacaGAAACAACCCTGACAATCATTTAGTTTACCTTTCTTCTAACTTTTTGTAACTCACACTATTCTGTTTTCTAACACTTTTCAGAGAGCTatacattttctgctgaaagagTGTACCAGCTTAATGCTTGAATAAAGGGCATAACCGTGTTTGCTCTGCAGAATTGATTCTTGTATGTTGGTAAATAAAATGCCTCTAAAGGTACAGTGTTGTAATTCTGCAGCAAAAAAGTTGGAAAAGCACATCACAATTAATTTGTacaaaagacaaagcaagaTCACTGTAAATTTGTCATCTGATCCTGAAATGGTTTATTAAAGCTAACATTTTCCTTTATAGAGTCTTTGTTGATGTTGTGAATGGAGAATATGTCCCTCGTAAATCAATTTTGAAGTCTCGAAGCAGAGAGAACAGTGTTTGTAGCGATACCAGTGAGAACAGTGCTGCTGAGTTTGATGACAGACGAGGAGTTCAGAGGAGTGTTAGCTGTGATGAAGCTACTCAGAGTGACAACAGCGAAGGCAtactggaggaagaggaggaggaggggcagcagcagcagcaaccgAAAAAGCTTCCTCCCTCTTCAGGGACAACCGAGGtacagtttttaattaattattgaTTGTTGGCAGGGATAAAAACGAGAAATATAATGACTGTGGTTGCCCATACCATCagtttgatttctttaaaataattttctaactCCCACCTAGTTTGCTTCAGAAGGACATTATCAGGTGACAAGCTTCTGTCATACGCATCCtaggggcagaggggaggagatGAGTCAGGTGCCTTCCCCGAGACCTGAAGCTCTTCCATAAAGATCTGACAAAGTAGTCATTTGCCGGTGTTACTGAAAGCGGTGTCGTGTCTACTGGGTCATCCTGAAATTTCACTGCAGGATATAcagcaggatttaaaaaaaaaattaaaaaatctgtgcttCAGAGCTTATGAGAGCTTAAGAGTTGATTCTCTGTAACCTGTGTTGCACAGCTACTAGACAGCTAGTTTCCAGGTGgtgtttttaagttttaaaacacacaaatatcAGCTGAGTTGTTATTTGGACTTGCCAAAGGCAGAGGAGTTGCCCTGTGGAAGGAAGCATTACACCTCTACTCATCCTATTCCAGACTAGGGCCATTAGTGATCCCAAACAAATCATTTTTCACGCGTTTGGAGAGTTCAGGGCTTCATCATAAAGGAAAGAGACTACGACATAAGGGAAAATGTACAGTTGCTTAGTGACTGGATGAGTACAAGAATTAAATgtagctgctgctctgaaattCATGGCATAGagtattcttcatttttattttgtaagaacTTACGCTAATTTTTTCAGACTAGATGAAACTGAGTTTTCAGTAGTTCCCAACGCAATGGGAAAGTTCAatgaaaacactatttttagaaaaactatttttgacAAGAAATTAATTCCTCACAAAAGCTATTATTTATCATCATTTTTCATACAAACAATTACAGACGAATCCAGGCAGGATGTGAAGATTCATGGCGGAAGATTCATCTGTAGAGTTAGCACTTCACGTTGTATACTTTCTGGAATATATTTGCTATATTTCTATAAAACATCTGAGTACACTTTAGATGTTCCCCATTAGTCCATTTTCTGAATATGGCATGATTATTCTCTACaatataatgtattttctaaGTAACTGAAGGAGAGTGAGCAAAACACTGCAGTTAGACATGCCTTCTTAAAtgctgttgttttgcttttggttgtttttgtggGTGTTTGAATTATATTATTTCTCCATTACCATTTGCAAcatactgactttttttctttttgtttctgattttatcACGATCTTCTTAGGTTGTATTTTGCTTACCTGTTTTTGAAAATGAGCGTGGTGTTAGAACAACGCAGTTGTGTATAGGCATGGCTTTAGGCATACTTTGGCTAttggagcagaaaacaaaaaaccactgcTTTTTTGCAGGACCTGCAAGAAAAGAAtggctggtttgttttgctttgtttttcttggtaaCTGAGttatgaaaaagcagaactaaGCATAGTTAATAAATCTGGTGTGCATTCCTTTGTGCCCAGTATGAGCATCAAACCTTGGATGTAAACTGCTTCCCCTTGTCCTTAGGcattctgaattttctgttttcaatacATAGtagggtgatttttttcttaaatatgtttatgaaaagtagttttgagttgctttttttcccatgttttccaAGAATCATGGTCATTTCTTAGCTGAGTTAAAAAGGATTAAGTCATATAATCAGCTGCATAtaaattaccatttttaaacattaaatgtttttattagacCTTTTATAGAGAGAAATAGTTGGAAGCAAGTTTGCCATTCTCTTAAGTATAAATTGCTTTCACCATTTTTTGATCATATTTGGtaaggagaaaagaacaaacaaaatatgtgCTTGCCAGTTTGTATGCAGTGTGTCAGCTTGATGCAATTAGAATATATTAAGTCATAAAATATGACGTATGATGGAAATGCTGACATACTCCAACTTTGCAAAATCTCTCAATTTCTTATCCAAAATGAAACTATATATTACctcagctgttttatttcttgagcATGTGTCAGTGAGGAAGCAAATTTTTAGATCATTTATGGAGGAGGAATGAGATTAAGTAGTACTTTTAAGACACTGTCTTTCATTCAGTCATCTTTGAACAAGCTATATTTTGAGGTTAATTACAATTCGGTTACTTATGCAAGGAACAATCATtgatttaaagatatttctttacttttgatTAAGAGAAATAACAATCCTAATCAGGCTAATATAGGGTAATGACCTTATGGGCATAGCttcatatttgcattttattagcTCATTCTGAGTATTCTCTTCTGTTGTAGGCATTTTCCGGAACTGTTATAGAAAAGGAGCCTTTGTCTCCTTCCTTAATACCACACCCAGTCATTGCTCACCCAGTCCTGCCTACCATTCTGGAGCGAAAATCAGAGGAAGTTTTGTCTGAAGCATCAGAAGAAACTAGAAAGAGGATTTCAAAATTCAAAGCTGCCAGAATGCAACAGACTAACTAGGTCCTGCCTAGCCAGCCGAAGTTGGAGCACTCATGCCTAGTTTCACATTTGTTGAGATTATGTAAAACTATATCCGTTACACCTAGCTAGTTAAAAGGGTGTCCTATGTTAATTTGGCATTGGTTATCTTTGAAACGTTTATtggcaacatttaaaaaaaaaaaagttcagtgttTGAAAACTTGAGTATTCATCTTATTTTGTCGATTTCCCTGTGTGCTGTCAGCACCTTTGTATATGTTTGCCTTATGATAGCAGCACTTGGgttctttttcaaaaactgtTCCTTACATACattgtttttgtgtttaaacCTAAATACAGGCAGTTTTGTGCCAGCTGTGATGTTCTACATACCATATGGACCATTTTAAGGAAacttttcacatttcaaataGATTCACCAATTATATTGCATTACTTGCTTTAGCATTTTAAGACACACTTGTATTCACATTGCTGTAGGTTTTGCAACTAGGTGTCTgctaaaagtttttttccttctttcaaacCTCTCTGGTATCTCACTGTACAGATCTATAAAACGCTGGGTTCATGTACATTGCAGGGAAGTTTCTTTGATGGAAAAGggtattttgtaaaattaaattttcagtaaaaaagctgtgaaagttgtgtgctttttgttgctttacTACTAATTCGGAAACAACACGGAGAGGTTGTTATTTTGAACTTGCATTTCTAGCTTGAAGTGTTTACTACCACATGGACATAAAAGCAGTCCATTCTCTTCTGCCATTGTGTTTTAACCTCCTGCTAATGAATGTCCATG
This region includes:
- the URI1 gene encoding unconventional prefoldin RPB5 interactor 1 isoform X1 — encoded protein: MEAPGGASPLSPALVGRLRQEHEKVVTSCQEKIQHWKKVESDYEALQERLRTLPDKLSYDIMVPFGPLAFMPGKLVHTNEVTVLLGDNWFSKCSAKQAVALVEHRKKHVRKALDDLQKVMKNFESRVEFTEDLQKMSDAAGDFVDIREEIEDDSIETKGKYRTAHKPHSKPKVSNVFEVDFPANGSDTKSMGRFQSEEELWARLEELERQEEILGELDRMPDTVETNGDDTTSSEEEKEDKRTDLNGTYRAEDCITQGNFHKEVTNSDLFGGQVNGSTYYHSDDEDDIDVGDNSVPTIFFSHTVEPKRVRINTGKNTTLKFSEKKEEAKRKRKNSNGNGHATPELPNIKTPADIYRVFVDVVNGEYVPRKSILKSRSRENSVCSDTSENSAAEFDDRRGVQRSVSCDEATQSDNSEGILEEEEEEGQQQQQPKKLPPSSGTTEAFSGTVIEKEPLSPSLIPHPVIAHPVLPTILERKSEEVLSEASEETRKRISKFKAARMQQTN
- the URI1 gene encoding unconventional prefoldin RPB5 interactor 1 isoform X2 — translated: MKRWERLILLKKVESDYEALQERLRTLPDKLSYDIMVPFGPLAFMPGKLVHTNEVTVLLGDNWFSKCSAKQAVALVEHRKKHVRKALDDLQKVMKNFESRVEFTEDLQKMSDAAGDFVDIREEIEDDSIETKGKYRTAHKPHSKPKVSNVFEVDFPANGSDTKSMGRFQSEEELWARLEELERQEEILGELDRMPDTVETNGDDTTSSEEEKEDKRTDLNGTYRAEDCITQGNFHKEVTNSDLFGGQVNGSTYYHSDDEDDIDVGDNSVPTIFFSHTVEPKRVRINTGKNTTLKFSEKKEEAKRKRKNSNGNGHATPELPNIKTPADIYRVFVDVVNGEYVPRKSILKSRSRENSVCSDTSENSAAEFDDRRGVQRSVSCDEATQSDNSEGILEEEEEEGQQQQQPKKLPPSSGTTEAFSGTVIEKEPLSPSLIPHPVIAHPVLPTILERKSEEVLSEASEETRKRISKFKAARMQQTN
- the URI1 gene encoding unconventional prefoldin RPB5 interactor 1 isoform X3, giving the protein MVPFGPLAFMPGKLVHTNEVTVLLGDNWFSKCSAKQAVALVEHRKKHVRKALDDLQKVMKNFESRVEFTEDLQKMSDAAGDFVDIREEIEDDSIETKGKYRTAHKPHSKPKVSNVFEVDFPANGSDTKSMGRFQSEEELWARLEELERQEEILGELDRMPDTVETNGDDTTSSEEEKEDKRTDLNGTYRAEDCITQGNFHKEVTNSDLFGGQVNGSTYYHSDDEDDIDVGDNSVPTIFFSHTVEPKRVRINTGKNTTLKFSEKKEEAKRKRKNSNGNGHATPELPNIKTPADIYRVFVDVVNGEYVPRKSILKSRSRENSVCSDTSENSAAEFDDRRGVQRSVSCDEATQSDNSEGILEEEEEEGQQQQQPKKLPPSSGTTEAFSGTVIEKEPLSPSLIPHPVIAHPVLPTILERKSEEVLSEASEETRKRISKFKAARMQQTN